The following nucleotide sequence is from Populus trichocarpa isolate Nisqually-1 chromosome 11, P.trichocarpa_v4.1, whole genome shotgun sequence.
ACGAAGCTAGCACAAAAGACAACGATGACCGTAAAATGCGAAGGTTCGCTGGAATGGTGTCCATTCTGGATGATGTTAAATTCCGAATCCAAAAATCCCAATCTGGCAAGAAGAAGGCACCTCAGCTTAGGCGGTGCAACACGGATCTTAGACGGAGTCAAGCTCCAGCAGACAAGAAACCGCAAGAATCTGTAGGTGACGAGAAAGAGCGGTTAAGGAAGCAGCTAAATGCAAGCATGGCGGCTCGAAAGAGCCTAGAAATGATGTGTTCAAGCttgggaaaggaaaaggaaattatGGCAGCAGAGATTGCAAGAAAAGTTCATGAATTGAATGAAGCGGAGGAGCTGGTCAGTGACCTCAAAGCCCAAAATGAGACATTGATGGCAAAACTTCAAGCTCGTGCCCCGCAGAAGAAAAGTAGTAATAGCGGAGGAGAAGCTCAAGGAAATGCAGCACTTCAGGAGCGTAACCGGACGCTTTCAGAGCAACTCCTCAAGTCCCTTGATAGCTGTCGATctttaaagagaaaatacaaagtCGCAAAAGAGGAAAACAGAGCAATTTGCGCTACAATGGATGTGATTAAGATCGAAGTAGGTGCAGGGCTTGAAAAAATACGTAGCTTTAGGAGCAGAGTGGCCATAAGCAAAGATATTGAAGAGGAGATTTCAGAATTAGAGCAAATGTTTGAGGGTTTTGAAATGAAGATCTCAAAACATAGGGACATTGAATGTGCTAAACCAAAAGCTGCGATCAATACTAGCAAGCCTCCTGTTCTTGAATAATATGAAGAAGAAAGGATGTTTTATTTTCCCCACAGGAAGACAATACTCTTAGGTatcttcaattatttataatgAGGGAAGCAGTTGTATCATATCCAAGTAGACATGATTAGTGATGTTGCTCAACTGTCCATGTGCAATTGCCTGATTCGGTTTTCCGGTGTACTCCCTAAACAGCTGTGCAAttccaaaagtttttttttttgttttttgctgtaTCTTGAGTCGCAGGATCTAAGCTCTTAGAATAAGTTCTTAAGGTTTCTGATGCATCTCATTGTAATGGATCCGTTATTGTGGTAAGCAATTCTCTACATATGttcaataattattaattaatgctcTTAGTGTTGAATGTTGAACTTGTTTTGTGAAAGGTAGTAGTATCATGACTAAACTTGAATAATTCAGTTAAGAATACTGAAGATCAACCACAACAGTTGACTTTACAAGAGCAATAAgaacaaaagaatgaagaagagTTCCAGGTTGCACCTTCTTTACCTCCTGGCTGATAGTACAACTGGATCCTAAAGTTCAGTTCCAAGGAAGACAAAAAGCATACACGAGATATACGATGTCACGCAGAGAATTAATCTTAATAATACTAGCAtactttatttgtttatttgtttagaGGTGATGATTCTATTACATTTGAAAAACCTTCCCACGAAGCTaaatggaagaagaaggagatgaGTGCTATTAACAAAAATACTACATGGGATCTGACATAACTTCCCAAGGACACAAGGTAATTAGAGTTAAAtgggtataaaaaaaaagcaaaaagacaAGTGGAGAAGTACAAAATGACGTGAATCATTGAATATCACCAAAGATTCATTAGAGGTGTCAATTGTACCTATTATAAGGTTTGAAAATAAGAAGAGGAATTGATTGGGTCGATTCTGAATGTTTTGGTTAATAAGTTGCAAATTTGCTAGATAAACCTTCATATACTGTTTAGGTTATATCTGAAACTACATATGAGATTTTATCGCGATTCTAGTTAAGATGAAAACTAGACATCTTAAGCTTTCCATCAATATTTGATAGGCCTATTAGCTCATCCAAATGAATAAGAATTACATGTTTGAAATCTGCCAACAaataaggaaattaaaaaaaatagatatttttcatatgatttgtGGATTTTTACAAGGCAAGTAAATCATTACATGTGGAATCATTATTTTGCAAGGATTTTTCATGCAACAACAATCcttattatttaagaatattagaggtggttttgagttttttttttctaatacataattttatgctaacaaatataattttctattcAACCGTTGGATCCGGTTAAGAATTTTTCAGAAGATTCTAGAGGTCTTTTTTCTTATAGGATTAAAATTTCATAGTAATCAAACATTGTAAAAGCCTTGCGATAAGGTCTAAAAGCTACTGTGcgagatttattttatttttctagttggtttatgattcttttttctatttggattaatactcttttattatttttttagatttttaaagatgtttttatctattataaatagggttatttaatttgttttagattaattaaataagagaCTTTGATTGTGAGAGATTACTcatactttagttttttttttattaaactcttCATGAGTTAtcaaagattaaatatttttgtggcatttttccttatatttttagtttttgattgtCTATAATCAAAGATTTAAGGCCTTTCATCCAAAAACTTTGATTCATTGGTTCAAGTAATCATTGGGtcagatttttattaatatgatttaagCTTTATTAGGTTGTTTATATCTTGTTTGTGGATTCTAGAATTCTTACCGTAAAAACATGAGAATATTATCGTGAAAAGTCAGAATTGAGTGAAACACGAGTGAAGTGATATTATATTGAGTATAAACATACGAGAGGATgtgtgaagattttttttactaacataaaatttgagatttgacaATGTTTTCCAAATACAGGTCATCCCCCAAGGAAGACAAGAACATGTTCCTTTTCTTACAAGCTACGCAACAAGGATTTGAGTGTATGAATGTAGCAttcgataaaataaaaaatcaaatggacaAGATTGAAGCTATACTTATTAATTTGCCAAGgtttataataaaaagaggTAAGAGAAATTTAGGCTTGACAATTAAGAATCTTGTATGAGTTGCATGCTTCAAGGAGTGAAAGTCCACTAGATTCATATACTAGGAAGATAACACTGAAGAAAAGGTTGATCAACAAGACATGAGAGATTGGTGTGATGTTTTAAAAGGTTTAGAAGGTGGTGATAGTATGAAAAGAATTGTTGCTGCCTCATCAACTGATaaagtgaaagaaaaggatttgtTTGAGCAAATCTTTGTTGCTGAAACTTCAAATGCATAGGTCATTAGAAATATGAGTGGAGGCTAGAAGATGGTAGTAAACGAGGAGAGTAATCAAAATCACCGGAAAAACTTCTTGGGAAGTACCAAACCTTTTGGTTTATCAAAATCACTTGACCTCTATTCAGAAGGCTTGTGTTAGGTTTCTCATACAGATGTAGATTTGGCTACTTTGATTTAGGTGATGGTTTGACTCCTCAAGTTCAGAAATTCATTCAATCATACCATGATTTATTGATTAAGTTGAAGAATATATGAACACTTCGTCaaagacaaatataatttactgAAGCTTTGCAAAGTGAGATTCCAAGGcaattaatatttctttgagTAATGGGAATTCAAGAGCATATACATGTTACACTAGTTAATGACTATAAGAAAATAGATCTTTTGATGAATTATCAGGAATGAGCACTCCAGTTGGTTGGCAATGCTCTTTTAATGTTGACAAATTATCAGGAATTCCAATGGTAAGACTGGCTTGAACCCTCTCGGCGGATTCAGTTGCCCTTACATAGTTTACGGTAATATTTTCAGTGGAGTAAGATACCTCTGCAAAAACATTTCCTAGGCCTTCCTGATGCTCATTTTCGTAGTCCAAAATTTGACAC
It contains:
- the LOC7483641 gene encoding uncharacterized protein LOC7483641 gives rise to the protein MENVSRVRAFSSPELLPLPTSSTDQGPEDYSLEGVATNVKLLLKLIQDHNEASTKDNDDRKMRRFAGMVSILDDVKFRIQKSQSGKKKAPQLRRCNTDLRRSQAPADKKPQESVGDEKERLRKQLNASMAARKSLEMMCSSLGKEKEIMAAEIARKVHELNEAEELVSDLKAQNETLMAKLQARAPQKKSSNSGGEAQGNAALQERNRTLSEQLLKSLDSCRSLKRKYKVAKEENRAICATMDVIKIEVGAGLEKIRSFRSRVAISKDIEEEISELEQMFEGFEMKISKHRDIECAKPKAAINTSKPPVLE